Proteins encoded together in one Bifidobacterium sp. ESL0745 window:
- a CDS encoding ferrous iron transport protein A, which yields MTESLRTCPLGVDMEICRMDFEARNRFRLNELGFRMHEPIRVIQKAMFGGCVVAHGGERIAIDGATARHIFVAPQTQRL from the coding sequence ATGACCGAATCGTTGCGAACCTGCCCGCTTGGCGTGGATATGGAAATATGCAGGATGGACTTTGAGGCCCGTAACCGCTTCAGGCTCAACGAGCTCGGATTCCGCATGCACGAACCGATTCGCGTCATTCAAAAAGCGATGTTCGGCGGATGCGTGGTGGCACATGGCGGCGAGCGCATCGCCATCGACGGCGCCACTGCACGGCATATTTTCGTAGCCCCACAGACGCAACGTTTATAG
- a CDS encoding ATP-binding protein produces MVEHIESPVEISLLKALNPFSPGAGRQPATLVGREHELELMDLLLARTKAKRTSQGIIYRGLRGVGKTVLLIRLQNMAQKMHMPTVRIEATGNDTDDYVELFKGLAKVSRNVVNTKFRQRILNIFENVQSMSVNVLGNGMSVMKSTGDMYGNMPHSNAYQLELLIEEISQAAQDSDLGLFVFIDEFQEMSSELMGTLITLQHRMGQENLPFYIVGVGLPDLPEALTKSRSYAERLFDYRKVGRLSYEDTALGFQNTVAKGGRKFNDEALERLVEDSQGYPYFVQAYGAAAWNQSTISPIPLEAVERGEAEARRSLDEGLYASRWQRATPAGRTYLMAMASMNDREDEENGYATGKIAECMNRDPRELSKMRGKLIELGLIYSPERGKVAFTVPGMADFIRRVKPSAEQIYDKQS; encoded by the coding sequence ATGGTGGAACACATTGAAAGTCCTGTAGAAATCTCACTGCTGAAAGCCTTGAATCCATTTTCTCCTGGCGCGGGACGTCAACCAGCTACATTGGTTGGCAGAGAACATGAGCTTGAGCTTATGGATTTATTGTTGGCACGGACTAAAGCCAAACGAACGTCTCAAGGTATTATCTATCGCGGTTTGCGCGGTGTTGGTAAAACTGTTTTATTGATTAGACTCCAAAATATGGCCCAAAAAATGCATATGCCGACTGTGCGTATCGAAGCTACCGGTAATGATACTGATGATTATGTTGAATTGTTCAAAGGTCTTGCGAAAGTTAGTAGAAATGTAGTCAATACGAAGTTTCGTCAAAGAATTCTTAATATTTTTGAGAACGTCCAATCCATGTCGGTTAATGTTTTAGGCAACGGGATGAGTGTTATGAAATCCACTGGCGACATGTATGGTAACATGCCTCATTCCAATGCGTATCAGCTTGAATTGTTGATTGAAGAGATTTCGCAAGCTGCTCAAGACTCTGACCTTGGACTATTTGTTTTTATTGATGAATTTCAGGAAATGTCCTCTGAGCTCATGGGCACGTTGATTACATTACAGCATCGTATGGGGCAAGAGAATCTGCCGTTCTATATTGTCGGCGTTGGCTTGCCGGATTTGCCAGAAGCGCTTACAAAATCACGATCATACGCTGAGCGGCTTTTTGATTATCGAAAGGTGGGCAGGCTATCGTATGAGGACACCGCACTAGGGTTCCAAAACACTGTCGCGAAGGGAGGTAGAAAATTCAATGATGAGGCACTTGAAAGGTTGGTGGAAGACTCGCAGGGTTATCCCTATTTTGTACAGGCTTATGGAGCAGCTGCTTGGAACCAGTCGACCATTTCCCCCATTCCGCTTGAAGCTGTAGAACGAGGGGAGGCAGAAGCTCGCAGATCACTTGATGAGGGATTATATGCTTCTAGATGGCAACGGGCAACCCCTGCAGGCCGTACATATCTTATGGCCATGGCTTCGATGAATGATCGTGAAGATGAGGAAAATGGTTACGCAACAGGTAAAATTGCGGAATGTATGAATCGAGATCCGCGTGAACTATCAAAAATGAGAGGAAAATTAATCGAACTTGGACTAATCTATTCTCCGGAACGTGGAAAAGTTGCGTTTACCGTGCCTGGGATGGCAGATTTTATTCGGCGTGTAAAGCCGTCTGCAGAACAGATTTACGACAAACAGAGTTGA
- a CDS encoding SprT family zinc-dependent metalloprotease, with amino-acid sequence MPYRRRSKARTVSSAILRVDDLDVSVTRKTMRNMYLRVKPPAGKIEVSAPARMSDERIADFVRQRRNWIDEQRRRLQEAQRRIPYDFDGLQDLGTRGTQPDFDGNAIGGVGTSGRLAAGGNGQSHSAGFQWTDERKRLAQANINAQLPTLLERWGSVIGRKPTHITLRLMTSRWGSCTPATGRIRLNLQLGLMDSRFLEYVLVHEMTHLWASGHGTEFQRRMSRYLPNWRVLRRDLNREMVW; translated from the coding sequence ATGCCTTATCGTCGCCGGTCGAAAGCCAGAACCGTTTCCAGCGCCATACTGCGCGTAGATGATTTGGATGTCAGCGTGACTCGCAAGACCATGCGGAATATGTATCTGCGCGTCAAGCCGCCGGCCGGGAAAATCGAAGTAAGCGCGCCGGCGAGGATGAGCGACGAGCGGATTGCCGATTTCGTGCGGCAACGCCGGAACTGGATCGATGAGCAACGCCGGAGACTCCAGGAGGCTCAGCGTCGTATCCCATATGATTTCGATGGCTTACAGGATCTTGGAACGCGAGGGACCCAACCTGATTTCGATGGTAATGCAATCGGGGGTGTCGGTACCAGTGGGCGCCTTGCCGCCGGCGGCAACGGGCAAAGCCATAGTGCTGGGTTCCAATGGACGGATGAGCGCAAGCGTTTGGCACAGGCCAATATCAACGCGCAACTTCCCACGTTGTTGGAGCGGTGGGGGTCAGTCATTGGGCGGAAGCCGACGCATATCACGCTGCGGTTGATGACCTCGCGCTGGGGGTCCTGCACGCCCGCGACCGGGCGTATCCGCCTCAACCTGCAGCTCGGACTGATGGATTCACGATTTCTCGAATATGTGCTCGTCCACGAGATGACGCATCTTTGGGCGAGTGGCCATGGAACCGAATTCCAGCGGCGGATGAGCCGATATCTGCCGAACTGGCGGGTGTTGCGGCGCGATCTCAACCGCGAAATGGTGTGGTAA
- a CDS encoding SDR family NAD(P)-dependent oxidoreductase: MAGTLAGDTSENEGKSEIRLGNTVTSKRVVVTGASSGIGRATALQLASVGWKVVALARRKDKLIKLSDQLGDACEYVVCDVTNEMSTQAAVARILRGGPVKALVNCAGGAIGQDPIEECNVDDWRKMYDVNVLGTLRITQKLLPALKKAPGGGTVVVVSSTAGIEPYEGGGGYCGVKSAERVLAQTLRFEQVGEPLRVIDVSPGMVRTKEFSLNRFHGDKAKADAVYRGVPSPLTGDDIAECIEWALDLPDSVDIDSIVVRPRAQASAQRVYRED, from the coding sequence ATGGCGGGAACATTGGCCGGCGATACGTCGGAAAATGAAGGAAAATCGGAAATCAGGCTCGGCAATACCGTGACGTCCAAGCGTGTGGTGGTCACTGGCGCATCCAGCGGCATCGGGCGCGCGACGGCGTTGCAGCTGGCGTCGGTCGGCTGGAAGGTTGTGGCGCTTGCACGGCGGAAAGACAAGCTTATCAAGCTTTCTGACCAGCTTGGCGACGCCTGCGAATACGTGGTGTGCGACGTGACCAATGAGATGTCGACGCAGGCTGCAGTCGCGAGGATTTTGCGCGGTGGACCGGTGAAGGCGCTGGTCAATTGTGCCGGCGGGGCCATCGGACAAGATCCGATTGAAGAGTGCAACGTCGATGACTGGCGCAAAATGTATGACGTCAATGTGCTCGGTACGTTGCGCATCACCCAGAAACTGCTGCCGGCCCTGAAGAAGGCGCCAGGCGGCGGCACCGTCGTGGTCGTTTCCTCGACGGCTGGTATCGAACCTTACGAAGGCGGCGGCGGATATTGCGGTGTGAAGTCCGCCGAGCGTGTACTGGCCCAGACGCTCCGTTTCGAGCAGGTCGGTGAGCCACTGCGAGTCATCGACGTCTCGCCCGGCATGGTGCGGACCAAGGAATTCTCGCTCAACCGCTTCCATGGCGACAAAGCCAAGGCCGATGCCGTCTACCGGGGCGTGCCGAGTCCGTTGACAGGCGACGACATTGCCGAGTGCATCGAATGGGCGCTCGACTTGCCCGATAGCGTTGATATCGATTCGATCGTGGTCCGCCCGCGCGCGCAGGCTTCGGCCCAGCGGGTCTATCGCGAGGACTGA
- a CDS encoding DNA starvation/stationary phase protection protein has product MANEFLSPGIDQAASDKIVSILQNRLAQEEEASLILKHAHWNVSGPSFIGVHEMIDPEVDAVRNMADETAERIATLGGSAEGTPESIISNRTWSEFKLMGRQNTQDYLKALVDYYADFIVAERKAYEELDPIDVISSNIMQDHVQELEHFNWFMNSHLIEEQAHA; this is encoded by the coding sequence ATGGCAAATGAATTTTTGAGCCCTGGTATTGATCAGGCAGCATCCGATAAGATCGTCTCGATTCTGCAGAATCGTTTGGCGCAGGAGGAAGAGGCCTCGTTGATCCTGAAGCACGCGCACTGGAACGTTTCCGGTCCAAGCTTCATCGGCGTGCACGAAATGATCGATCCTGAGGTCGACGCCGTGCGCAACATGGCCGACGAGACCGCAGAGCGCATCGCCACCCTTGGCGGCAGCGCCGAAGGCACTCCGGAGTCCATCATCAGCAACCGCACCTGGAGTGAATTCAAGCTCATGGGCCGCCAGAACACCCAGGATTATCTGAAGGCACTGGTCGACTACTACGCCGACTTCATCGTCGCCGAGCGCAAGGCCTACGAAGAGCTCGATCCGATCGACGTCATCAGCTCCAACATCATGCAGGATCACGTGCAGGAACTCGAGCACTTCAACTGGTTCATGAACAGCCACCTGATCGAAGAGCAGGCCCACGCCTGA
- a CDS encoding PadR family transcriptional regulator, whose protein sequence is MALPSIELMTLGALKDHPMSAYDINKFLASRGVNNWVQVSEQSVYRIAIKLCDDGYTAIDTDDSEASSQKRVYSITSKGTQHFDDLMDEIASAPPHITFDFVAMVANLYQTDEATGRRLLTTLETNHRSVAEWMRNSVADLPFSEASETVLLCADTYALIAHWAHHFQENFYHDSTSVETSNPADENDSTTENTNSQSKSTDFIIANPQQTQTLNDSIRNETEMQKQNSPTVIVKNQRFTGSLPITKLDFHLHSMAGRITTQPSDSGAFEIKFHHCKASDFQIANTAGTLHIANTGTPWDHMSLMNVFNPAQWNAYVEVIIPVSQPMAQTTAALNSSSLVIAGLESHDFDLNLHSSSAKINDISVDAASLTTHGGSVKWNGNVRNNLDINCHNSSARISGLPRNFGYLAELHSSTLTVDGQPIIANRHSASRPGTPMVDVNLHSSSISLD, encoded by the coding sequence ATGGCACTGCCTTCCATCGAACTCATGACGCTCGGGGCGTTGAAAGACCACCCGATGAGCGCTTATGACATCAACAAATTCCTTGCCTCGCGCGGCGTAAACAACTGGGTTCAGGTCAGTGAGCAATCCGTCTACCGAATCGCCATCAAACTTTGCGATGACGGCTATACCGCGATCGACACCGACGATTCTGAAGCTTCCTCGCAAAAGCGCGTCTACTCCATAACGTCAAAAGGTACGCAGCATTTCGATGATCTTATGGACGAAATCGCCTCGGCACCGCCACACATCACTTTCGACTTTGTGGCAATGGTTGCGAATCTTTATCAGACCGACGAAGCCACCGGTCGTCGTTTGCTTACGACACTCGAAACGAACCATCGCAGCGTGGCCGAATGGATGCGAAACTCCGTCGCTGATCTGCCGTTCAGCGAGGCGAGCGAGACCGTGCTGCTTTGCGCCGATACCTATGCCCTCATCGCACACTGGGCACATCATTTTCAAGAAAATTTCTATCATGATTCGACATCTGTCGAAACCAGCAATCCTGCTGATGAGAACGATAGCACTACAGAAAATACAAATTCCCAAAGCAAATCAACAGATTTCATCATCGCCAATCCGCAACAAACCCAAACCTTGAATGATTCAATAAGAAACGAAACCGAAATGCAGAAACAAAACAGCCCAACCGTCATTGTGAAAAACCAACGGTTCACCGGCTCACTGCCGATTACAAAACTTGATTTCCACTTGCATTCGATGGCTGGCCGAATCACCACCCAACCGAGCGATTCCGGCGCGTTCGAAATCAAATTCCACCATTGCAAGGCCTCCGACTTTCAGATCGCGAACACGGCTGGTACGTTACACATCGCCAATACCGGAACACCCTGGGACCATATGTCTCTGATGAACGTCTTCAATCCCGCCCAATGGAACGCCTATGTCGAAGTGATCATTCCAGTCTCACAGCCGATGGCACAAACGACCGCCGCCCTCAACAGCTCAAGTCTCGTCATCGCCGGACTGGAAAGTCATGACTTTGACCTCAATCTGCATAGCAGTTCCGCTAAAATCAACGACATCTCGGTTGACGCCGCCTCTTTGACGACCCATGGCGGAAGCGTGAAATGGAACGGAAACGTGCGCAATAATCTTGATATCAATTGTCACAACAGCAGTGCTCGCATATCTGGCTTACCGCGGAATTTCGGTTATCTGGCGGAACTCCACAGCAGCACCCTGACAGTCGACGGCCAGCCGATTATCGCCAACAGGCACTCCGCCAGCCGACCGGGAACACCGATGGTGGATGTCAACCTACATTCCAGCAGCATTTCGCTTGATTGA
- a CDS encoding Fic family protein, whose protein sequence is MHTFDYEKSGHELLTTQTVNLLNAVHEAKGRQNVQLQVSPELAEPLANVARIQSTDASNRIEGISTTNKRLAGIVSEKVAPRNRDEEEIAGYRDVLKTIHENYAYIPLKPNVILQLHRDLFKHTPLAFAGHWKDSDNMIVETDGTGHAKVRFRPPSALQTPELVAKTCDDYNKTNEAGDIDPLLLTCMFVFDFTCIHPFNDGNGRMSRLLTLLLLYRSGYEIGKYISIEHLIEQSRATYYEALAASTVGWNENTNNHTPFVNYLLGIILTAYREFDERAAIVSTPTPARHSITKKQRITDVLNQSLSPLSKADIQQTLPDISTSTIERTLKTLLNDNQIQKLGTGRSTRYVSLHR, encoded by the coding sequence ATGCATACTTTCGACTATGAGAAATCTGGACACGAGTTGCTGACGACGCAGACCGTGAATCTGCTCAATGCGGTTCACGAAGCTAAAGGGCGACAGAATGTGCAGCTGCAAGTTAGTCCTGAGCTCGCAGAGCCACTTGCCAACGTCGCACGCATCCAAAGCACTGACGCGTCAAATCGCATCGAGGGAATCTCGACTACCAACAAACGCTTAGCCGGTATCGTCAGTGAAAAAGTGGCGCCGCGAAACCGCGACGAGGAGGAAATCGCCGGTTATCGCGACGTCCTCAAGACCATCCACGAAAATTATGCGTATATACCGCTGAAACCGAACGTCATTTTGCAGCTGCACCGCGATCTCTTCAAGCACACACCACTTGCTTTCGCCGGCCACTGGAAAGATAGCGACAATATGATCGTCGAAACAGATGGAACCGGCCACGCGAAGGTTAGGTTCAGGCCGCCATCGGCGCTTCAGACGCCGGAACTCGTGGCGAAGACTTGCGACGATTACAACAAAACGAACGAAGCCGGCGACATTGATCCCTTACTGCTGACCTGCATGTTCGTCTTCGATTTCACCTGCATCCACCCGTTCAATGACGGCAATGGCCGCATGAGCCGGCTACTGACGCTGCTTCTGCTCTACCGTTCCGGTTATGAAATCGGAAAATATATCAGCATCGAGCACCTTATCGAGCAAAGCAGAGCCACCTACTATGAGGCTTTGGCCGCAAGCACCGTCGGCTGGAACGAAAATACCAATAATCACACGCCATTCGTCAACTATCTGCTCGGCATCATTCTGACGGCCTACCGTGAGTTTGACGAACGCGCCGCAATCGTAAGCACTCCAACTCCCGCGCGCCATTCGATAACAAAAAAGCAACGCATCACCGACGTTCTCAATCAAAGTCTTAGTCCGCTCTCCAAAGCCGATATCCAGCAAACACTTCCCGATATCAGTACTTCGACCATCGAACGCACGCTTAAAACCCTGCTCAACGACAACCAAATCCAAAAGCTCGGCACAGGTCGATCCACCAGATATGTGAGTTTGCACCGCTAA
- a CDS encoding hemolysin family protein, whose translation MSLALDIVLVFVFLIIGGVFSCTELALVSLRGSQLDEMEQEDARGQKVAHIARDPNTFLSTVQIGVTLSGFFSASFGESAIAPWVEPVVESWGIPHHIASPGTTIVLTLIISFCDIVIAEMVPKRIAMQRTEQIARAAVPAIDIFARICRPIIWLIGKSTNGIVRLLGFDPSQTETEVSDKELRVLVNSNTNLSKDERTILDDVFDASETIVAEVMRPRADVVFLEGSQPIEEAAKYVREMPYSRYPVTGKDFDDVLGFVHVRDLLDVRDPNAKTVADVTREGISLPGTSKILPSLALLRKRGIHLAVVIDEYGGTDGIVTLEDMTEELVGDIRDEYDLPEDNNGAAANGVGDGRNGETAFVDGVVTVDGGMTIEDFADLTGIELEDGPYETVAGYFLAHTGRMGEVGETLHSDDGYDMVVTKVDGRRIETIEVRKSGLDDADAAETSK comes from the coding sequence ATGTCTTTGGCCCTGGATATCGTCCTTGTTTTCGTCTTTCTGATCATCGGTGGCGTGTTTTCGTGCACCGAGCTCGCGCTGGTGAGCCTGCGCGGCTCGCAGCTCGACGAGATGGAGCAGGAAGACGCGCGCGGGCAGAAAGTCGCTCACATCGCGCGCGACCCGAACACTTTCCTTTCCACCGTGCAAATTGGCGTGACACTTTCTGGCTTCTTCTCGGCATCGTTCGGCGAATCAGCCATCGCGCCCTGGGTCGAGCCGGTCGTGGAAAGCTGGGGGATTCCGCACCATATCGCTTCGCCAGGCACCACCATCGTCTTGACGCTCATCATTTCCTTCTGCGACATCGTCATCGCGGAAATGGTGCCGAAGCGCATCGCCATGCAACGCACCGAGCAGATCGCGCGCGCCGCGGTGCCGGCCATCGATATCTTCGCTCGTATCTGCCGGCCGATCATCTGGCTCATCGGCAAAAGCACTAACGGCATTGTGCGGCTTCTGGGCTTCGACCCGAGCCAGACCGAAACCGAGGTCAGCGACAAGGAACTGCGCGTGCTGGTCAATTCCAACACCAACCTCAGCAAGGACGAACGCACCATTTTGGACGACGTGTTCGACGCCTCGGAAACCATTGTGGCTGAGGTGATGCGGCCCCGCGCTGATGTCGTTTTCTTGGAAGGTTCGCAGCCGATCGAGGAGGCCGCGAAATATGTGCGCGAGATGCCATATTCCCGCTACCCTGTCACCGGCAAGGACTTTGACGACGTGCTCGGTTTTGTGCACGTCCGCGATTTGCTCGACGTGCGCGACCCGAACGCGAAAACCGTCGCCGACGTAACCCGTGAAGGGATTTCGCTGCCCGGCACTTCGAAGATTCTGCCAAGTTTGGCTTTGTTGCGCAAGCGGGGGATTCACTTGGCCGTAGTCATCGACGAATACGGCGGCACCGACGGCATCGTCACGCTGGAGGATATGACCGAGGAACTGGTCGGCGATATCCGCGACGAATACGATTTGCCAGAAGATAATAACGGCGCTGCGGCAAACGGCGTAGGCGACGGCCGCAACGGCGAAACCGCATTCGTCGACGGCGTAGTCACGGTCGACGGCGGCATGACCATCGAGGACTTCGCCGACCTCACCGGCATCGAGCTGGAAGACGGACCTTACGAAACGGTCGCCGGCTACTTCCTCGCGCACACCGGCCGCATGGGCGAGGTAGGCGAAACCCTCCACTCCGACGACGGCTACGACATGGTGGTCACCAAGGTCGACGGTCGACGCATCGAAACCATTGAAGTCCGCAAGAGTGGGCTGGATGATGCGGACGCGGCCGAAACAAGTAAGTAG
- a CDS encoding leucine-rich repeat domain-containing protein, translating to MQEHAADNAGFNVTYPLTYDANGGIGTSPTGTLQAKAESEHGAQACSSPHVSGETVTLPAGSAGDCQASEPTRNGMKFVGWSTTKLAPFDTLSDAEAHVVGTMTMPESPQTVYAVWVRTNYTVTFKTQMDSSGIAGWAITLKADSVPDGGQPSPPPDPEPYNQGIKFMGWGVSKDPGDATGEGAMTSFDTTAQVHGDETVWALWGYEDASAGHRCAMGIDTVAACFPDETLQQTLIHEAQANVGLQVSDTWTLRDALNFGSLNYNATQGHETDDNPLSISELDGLQTLTGLGQLHISNVSGHVLNEHSRDLHQLKHLNKLKNLFANGDGVTDLSNLSGLTNLTTLYLADNSISDLRSLSGLVDLQTLNLNNNAIVDVSPLAHLSALNTVRLQNNKIQSIASWTSFTGMYALYLDNNKIDDISVIDHANFAYLNTLGLSSNKISNISSLRDVDTLAKLWLHHNDISDVSPLAGLAGLDTLYIGSNHIRDISSLSGLTGLNWGKPDSCDVGTSSFCADNQSVTLQDTLTADPGLSMPTAVTMKKSGGSVIAAAVDSTSNPDTSPSGAQFDADHQRLMWAGPMPFNADDSPSSLKQRFSAQAQLPNTTGKFSGTITEPYKVAKHTVAFDPGEGALPAGQPSSVQVYSGYKIAAPTSEPSRDSYRFMGWTCAATVAGMCQQGDTFDFANTAVTKDVTLAAKWEELAVAIPFTGASYKDDLWLVGLAVIVLGLALSTGLLRKRAVSN from the coding sequence TTGCAGGAGCATGCCGCCGATAATGCCGGTTTCAACGTAACCTATCCGCTGACCTACGATGCGAACGGCGGCATCGGAACATCGCCGACCGGAACGTTACAGGCCAAAGCAGAATCCGAGCACGGGGCCCAAGCTTGCTCGTCACCACACGTTTCCGGCGAGACGGTTACCTTGCCGGCCGGTTCCGCAGGAGATTGTCAAGCCAGCGAGCCAACCCGGAACGGCATGAAGTTCGTGGGCTGGTCGACGACGAAACTGGCCCCGTTCGACACGCTTTCGGATGCCGAAGCCCACGTGGTGGGTACGATGACGATGCCGGAAAGCCCTCAGACGGTGTATGCGGTATGGGTGAGGACGAACTATACGGTGACGTTCAAGACGCAGATGGATTCCAGCGGCATTGCCGGTTGGGCGATCACGTTGAAGGCCGATTCCGTGCCTGATGGCGGGCAGCCTTCGCCCCCGCCGGATCCGGAGCCCTATAATCAGGGCATCAAGTTCATGGGTTGGGGCGTGAGCAAAGACCCCGGGGACGCCACCGGCGAAGGTGCGATGACTTCATTCGACACCACGGCGCAAGTCCACGGCGATGAGACGGTATGGGCCCTGTGGGGTTATGAGGACGCTTCGGCCGGACACAGGTGCGCTATGGGTATTGATACGGTCGCTGCGTGTTTCCCCGACGAGACGTTGCAACAAACGTTGATTCATGAGGCACAAGCGAACGTCGGTTTGCAGGTTTCGGATACTTGGACGCTGCGGGACGCATTGAACTTCGGAAGTCTGAATTACAACGCGACTCAGGGGCATGAAACGGACGATAATCCGCTGAGCATCTCCGAGCTGGACGGCTTGCAGACACTCACAGGCTTGGGGCAATTGCATATCAGCAACGTTTCCGGACACGTGCTTAATGAGCACAGCCGTGATCTGCACCAGCTGAAACATCTGAATAAGCTGAAGAACCTCTTCGCGAACGGCGACGGGGTAACCGACCTGAGCAATCTTTCCGGATTGACGAATCTGACAACCTTGTATCTTGCCGACAATAGCATTTCTGATTTGCGCAGTCTTTCCGGATTGGTGGATTTGCAGACTCTGAATCTGAACAACAATGCTATTGTCGATGTCTCGCCTTTGGCACACCTGTCTGCATTGAATACGGTACGACTCCAGAACAATAAGATCCAATCCATCGCTTCATGGACGTCGTTCACAGGAATGTATGCGCTGTATCTGGACAACAACAAGATTGACGATATCAGCGTCATCGATCATGCGAATTTTGCGTATTTGAACACGCTTGGGCTATCCTCCAATAAGATTAGTAACATCAGTTCCCTGCGCGACGTAGACACTCTCGCTAAATTGTGGTTGCATCACAACGACATCTCGGATGTATCGCCTTTGGCGGGGCTGGCTGGACTGGACACGCTCTATATCGGCAGCAACCATATTCGAGATATCTCGTCACTGAGCGGCTTGACGGGGTTGAACTGGGGCAAACCAGACAGTTGCGATGTCGGAACTTCCAGTTTCTGCGCTGACAACCAGAGCGTGACCTTGCAGGATACCCTGACGGCCGATCCAGGGCTGTCGATGCCGACGGCGGTGACGATGAAGAAGTCGGGCGGCTCGGTGATTGCGGCCGCCGTCGATTCGACGTCCAACCCAGACACCTCGCCCAGCGGGGCTCAATTCGACGCCGACCACCAGCGGCTGATGTGGGCTGGCCCGATGCCGTTCAACGCCGATGATTCTCCGAGTTCCTTGAAGCAGAGGTTCTCCGCACAAGCGCAATTGCCCAATACCACTGGAAAGTTTTCGGGCACCATCACCGAACCGTACAAAGTCGCGAAGCACACGGTCGCGTTCGACCCCGGTGAGGGCGCGTTGCCGGCTGGGCAGCCGTCGTCGGTGCAGGTGTATAGCGGCTACAAGATCGCGGCTCCGACTTCTGAGCCTTCTCGGGACAGCTATCGTTTCATGGGTTGGACCTGTGCCGCCACTGTTGCAGGGATGTGCCAGCAGGGGGACACCTTCGATTTCGCCAATACCGCGGTGACCAAAGACGTGACGTTGGCCGCCAAGTGGGAGGAGTTGGCGGTTGCGATACCGTTTACTGGGGCTTCCTACAAGGACGATTTGTGGCTCGTCGGACTTGCCGTTATCGTGTTGGGTTTGGCTTTGTCCACTGGGTTGTTGCGGAAACGTGCCGTTAGTAATTAG
- a CDS encoding histidine phosphatase family protein yields the protein MIDEIILLRHGRTPYNLTHHLQGQVDVPLDIIGQWQVDQSALALAQQYYWAKVSNIRRHPEQLPQPSPGADRRSDISEYQNAPAGKRAMKVISSDLYRAVQTAHAFADILGLPVKLDSRLREQNFGTWDGKTEAEIRQIDSEAFDAWQTHRADPERLARQYGIESRTTLGQRGAETLTSFVLDAVEDPTPTTLMLVGHGGFITATLETLLGMETEKTPLGGISNAFWSKLTPVYTASSTVEWKLAAFNCGPDIAAVVDWDNGPEELRTADMPLTTPGI from the coding sequence ATGATTGATGAAATAATCTTGCTGCGTCATGGCAGGACACCATATAATCTCACTCATCACCTACAGGGACAGGTCGATGTCCCTTTGGATATCATCGGCCAATGGCAAGTCGACCAATCGGCTTTAGCCTTGGCCCAACAATATTATTGGGCCAAAGTAAGCAACATCAGGCGCCACCCAGAGCAACTCCCGCAGCCAAGCCCTGGGGCTGACAGGCGCAGCGATATTTCAGAATATCAAAACGCCCCCGCAGGCAAACGCGCCATGAAAGTAATTTCAAGCGATCTGTACCGAGCGGTTCAAACAGCCCATGCTTTTGCCGATATTCTAGGGCTTCCAGTCAAATTGGATTCACGTTTACGAGAGCAGAATTTCGGTACCTGGGACGGCAAAACCGAAGCGGAAATAAGGCAGATCGACTCCGAGGCTTTCGACGCATGGCAAACGCATCGGGCGGATCCTGAACGACTCGCCAGGCAATACGGCATTGAATCCCGTACCACGCTGGGACAGCGGGGCGCCGAAACGTTAACATCTTTCGTTCTTGACGCGGTCGAAGACCCGACACCCACAACGTTGATGCTCGTTGGGCACGGCGGTTTCATCACCGCGACGCTTGAAACCCTGCTCGGCATGGAAACTGAGAAGACTCCTCTCGGCGGAATATCCAACGCTTTCTGGTCGAAGCTCACTCCTGTCTATACAGCCTCCTCTACAGTGGAATGGAAATTGGCAGCATTTAATTGCGGTCCGGACATCGCTGCAGTAGTCGATTGGGACAACGGGCCCGAAGAACTGCGTACCGCCGACATGCCTCTGACTACACCGGGAATATAA